DNA from Prunus persica cultivar Lovell chromosome G6, Prunus_persica_NCBIv2, whole genome shotgun sequence:
TCCATTAATGATGCAGACATGTGAAAAGTTAGGAAAGAATAAGGTAAATATGAGGATGTAGTTCTGTAAGACATCCAACTTAGTTGCTGATGTCAAGCTTAGCTTTATTTTAAGATGCTACCCTAGCAGTCGCGTACCTATGAAAACCTTGTGAAATAATTTTCTAAGAAAATCCACACCTAATGATCTGTCTCCTTTTAATTATGTGTTTTCTCCCATTTATGAGTCAATAAGTAGAATATCAGAGTcaatatagaaaataaaagcttTAACAACCCTCTGCAAGCCAATGGAGCTACCAACTTCCACCATATCTGTCAAGTTGTAATCTGCAAATAAAAACACCTTCCTGCAAAGTCTCTAACCTACATACATCTCAACGTAATCGAGTTTACTGATTGTCATGCAACAAAATGATTTGAATGAAGTGATACTCAAGTATTGAGAAATTTACGAAACTGAATAtgtcaagaaacaaaattatacAAGAGAAAACAAGATATTACCTAGGATCAAATCGAAGCTTATCATACGATCGAGGGCATTCCAGAGAGCTATAGTACAACCTTCTCAAGAAACTGCAAGTGTAAACATAGCCAGAAGTATGAATCAATATAGTTGTCAAATCACGGGGTTACAATctttaagtaataaaattgGACTTATTGGAATTACCAGTGGAAATATGTACGGCCTCCTGTTCTGGGGACATGAAGGAAAGTgttcggaaaaaaaaacatagaaaatgacaaaatgAGTAGCTATTCAGCACAACATGAATGAAAATGAGCAGACCTTAAAACTAATTCTATTTGCTTGCTTGTGAAAATTTtcctagatttttttttttcctcaaataccacttttggtcattttaaccattaataattttcataaaaGTTTTATAGgaaaatttaacaaatttttaattcataatattgtgcataccaaacatgagaataagaaaaaatggtaTTTCTTTGTCCCTATTTCCTAGCGTTCTCAAACACGAAATGGAATGAAGGATTAGTTTTCTTTAccttcatttatatttttcaaaaacattcttatatttattttgaatgttttttaattttaactaGACGGAATTGACCACATTGACTATCTAACAAATGGAGCACTTGGTGGAGGATGAACCTTCCAAAATCACCATTGAAAAAGTGGGAATCGAATTTTTCAAGTTCAGCCTTGGGGAAAAGTGAATGACTTAGGAGGGAGGAATTGTTACGTACGTCATGTTTtgtatctttatttttattgtcttaATATTTCCTAGAACTCACTGGATATATGCTTACCCGACAAGACGCAAGAGGTACACATTTAAACCCCATCCCTCACACCCCAAGTAAAAGAAAGAGCTCCCTACTGCATCATTCTATGTACCCGGGGGGATTAAATGTGTACATTTGAAGTTGCTCATGTTTCTTTGCTGTGTATAGATTTTTGTATGGGGTTTAAACCCCattccaacaacaacaaaaatcaacaTCAAAACTAATTTCCTACCTACAAGTTTGCATCTCGATCTAAAGAACGTTGACTAAAATTTGTTTCCTCATTCTCAGGATTATGCTTAGGCTCATTCCAAACTTGATTAATTCAAAGTCTCCTCCTAAGCCTcctgtatattttatttctttctctccAAAGCTAAATAAATGGCACTTGAATTTTCAGTTCTCCTTTAACAAGGctttggatttctctcaatttCTTGCTTTTTGTTAGCCATGTCTGCAACTAACAGCTTAGCAGACAGATATCGTATCACTAGTATTCAGGATCTCCTCAGTTTCTTGCTGGGATGCttcatttttttggggtgtATCGGCTtgcctattttttttatttgccaGGCGATAATGACAAATCCGGAGACATACAAAGTCCCTGAATTCAACGTCACCAATGCTCAGCTCAATCGATTGAATTACACCGAAACCAACCATACTCTCTCTTACAACCTCGCCCTCAACATCACCCTCACAAACCCCAATAAGAAAATCTTATTTAAGTTGACTGACATCCAAGTCATTGCATACCACCAAAACAAGAGATTTGGTCTTGTGACTTTGATGGATAGGCAAACATCGTTTgatcaaaaccctaaaagTTCAAGCGTTTTTAATAATGCAGTTATTCAAGGGTGGAAGCCTATGATGTTTGAGGAACCAGTGCTTCCCAATGCTGACCTTTACAATATTGATGTGGTGATTGCTTTCCGAGAAAAAGGTGCTGGATTGTCTGGCCAAGTCATGTGCAATCTGAAGCTTCCATTGAGTTTTAATGGAACATCATGGAATTGTTACAAGACTAGAAAGTGCTCCAAAGTTTTTTATTATCGGGGTTCCTAAATTTAGGTCTAAAAGACAAGCTGCTGTTAGGTTTAATATCCACATCTTTTTTGTTGTAGATGTAGGTGATTTGATTTGTATTACTTTTTTGTTCTGTAGATTTTACCGTTTGAGGTAAACTAAGGAAAacatattgaaattttaaaattaatgaattatttccatataattgaatttcataaatgaaaacatattgaaattttaaaattaatgaattatttccatataattgaatttcataaatgaatttttgaatTCAGTTATTGATAATATTTTCCTAATATacagataaaataaaattggctttttatcacaaaacgtcttTGAGGTTCACAAAATTATTAGATtgctttctcatgtttggtaagtccaggtTTGAGAAATGATTTCCTGGATCATGGGAAAATAAGGCGAAAATGAAACCTTTCATCCACCTTGGGTTTCATTTTCCCTCCTCACGGGGTACAAAGGCCACAATTAATTACAACTTTTATGACCAATTTACCACTagtaacaattaaaaataccaaGGCAAACATATATTACACTTTTTAATGCATATTTCTTATTTAGGGATATAATTGGAAAtacattttgtttggttttccaaattaattagGATTTGGATGGGAAATACAATTTACCACTATAGGATTTGGATTGGTGTCGAAAAAAGGGATTTCTATTAACATTAGTGTCCACACAAAGGTTTGTTTTGGCACTAAATTGGGAACCAAAAGTCTCAATAGAAACTCCTTTTGTGGACATTAATATCCATGCTCATTGATCTATTTGTAGGTACATTATCAAAAAAATTCAGGGATTCTTTTCGGTCgaaattttagaaatttattttcacaatTGACTTTCCAACACgtatatatatgagagatccaaGGACCCACGGGGGAAGGACCCCATGGGAGATCAAAGAAGGGGTGGCTGATTACAAGATGAGATTTGACATGCATGTGGGATGACAAAAGAGGACGTCAAGGTCTGGGTTGAGGAGAAATTGCTGGTTGCTTTTGAAGGTGAAGGCTTAGTGCGAAAATAATATGGCTGCTTCACTTCATCAGAATCCCTGAATTTTAATCAATTGTTGATAAGAATTGCTAATTCGatcataaagaaaatatatgcaCTTGAGAATTAAGATAATGCATTAGCACAGTGTTAGAAATATTTGGACTAATTGGAATGTGGTCCAGTGACTAGAATCTAACTAAGGAAATTACCAAATCAAGTTTGATGCgtcaaattttatattttttcgaCACCAAAAATACCCTCATTTACCGTGTCACGTGGTATTTAAATTGGATCTTCATTTATTGTGTTGAATATATTTTCAGCATATTTTATGCAATTCCATTGTCATTAATGTGTATCTGTTtcattaagtttttttaattttaaatggtgATTAGCataaatttaagttttttttctacccttaaaataggaaaaattCATGTTTTTCACTCACCTTTATGCTTTTATGTGTTTATCTCCTAATATTTTAACCCAACTAGTCTTTATTCtaacatttgattttttagtTACGTgactttttaattatttttaataataatgtacctatttcatgacttatttatttaaatacaaaatttatatatagtttctttttcttttatgaatgATAATATACCTATTAAAGTTTTATTATACCTAGTTTTTCATGGATAATAATCtacctattatttttaataggcaCAGTAAAATGTTATATAATCTTTAAtgataatgtacctatttcaTGAATAACATATTAATGTACCTATTTGATTTTTATGAATAGGTACAGTAACGGATAtatgaccacaaatctcttggactcctatGGTCTAAGAGATCgggtatatacgtgtatatatgtaccttaatatataatataatatatgttacatatatacatgtatacatgtatgctattattataatattaatatgtatgtgtatatgagtatattataataataatatatgtgtatatatctatatgtatttatatatatattatatatgtatatatgtgtatatatatacttgtatatgtgtatatacatgtatatatatacattatagtatatgtgtatgtaataataataagggagcttcactaatatacccaaaatagggattgaaattataaaaaaaaccccacatgGAAtccactttagaaacacacccaaaatttATTTACTACATAATAAATTAGTGTTGAtgttcctataaattacatgactgccattaattaacttaaaataagcccaacacaaaaaactcaaaaaaaatccaaaacaagcCCAGCAAGCCCgaaatacattgttaataccatatcatagaagtacattgataatatcatgtcatagaagtatattgttaataccatctcatacaaaaaactcaaaaaacccaaaaaaaagccCAGCAAGACATCCAATATCCTTTGTAGAAACCGCCTCCAATTGTTCACAGTTTCACCAGAAACAATCGCaaaggcaaaaggaaatacctttacaagaagaaaaaaacactgttaatactatgtcataacACGATCTTCTTATgcatatcataaacttcaagtgcATAGCTATATATAGAGCAAAATATAAAGCAtgctttgttactgaaaatttgttaatactatgcCATAaaagtacactgttaatattatgtcatagaagtgcactgttaatactatgtcatagaaatcATCTCAGTTGCAGGGTATAAACAGTATAACAACTGTTCATACCACTTACTGGAAGTTAACAACTATGtcatttcatttgcataataAGTATGATAAAGAACCTAAATAGTACCAAACATCAAAACCCAAGTTAACACTAAATAGTGTTTTACACATTAAAATCAC
Protein-coding regions in this window:
- the LOC18772108 gene encoding NDR1/HIN1-like protein 3; this translates as MTNPETYKVPEFNVTNAQLNRLNYTETNHTLSYNLALNITLTNPNKKILFKLTDIQVIAYHQNKRFGLVTLMDRQTSFDQNPKSSSVFNNAVIQGWKPMMFEEPVLPNADLYNIDVVIAFREKGAGLSGQVMCNLKLPLSFNGTSWNCYKTRKCSKVFYYRGS